A part of Solibacillus sp. FSL H8-0538 genomic DNA contains:
- the brnQ gene encoding branched-chain amino acid transport system II carrier protein, which yields MNSLTTKELIFISFMLFSMFFGAGNLIFPAFLGYSSGSDVWVSLAGLVITAVGLPILGVIAVGKAGSLKTLATRVHPLFALVFPILIYLSIGPGLAIPRAGTISFEMGMKPFLSADANETMMLFVYTLVFFSIVLWLSLTPSKLVDRFGKLLTPILLILVAIIFVKSLISPIDSFSPAVGSYAEIPFFQGFLDGYLTMDALAALVYGIVVVNTIRAKGVTDSALISKYMQLAGLGAGILLTAIYGVLAYLGASSSGLGDATNGTEVLTLGMDALFGQAGIVLLGVLFILACLCVSISLVISCSQYFSELLPFMSYKGWAVVMAVLSLGIANLGLNQILAISVPILGAIYPLAIVLIALGLLNRYVNNTVYLWTMIFTGIFSIVETINHSFLGGALDGVLSFFPLYTEGVGWIIPAIVGALVGMIVHKMKQ from the coding sequence ATGAATTCACTTACAACAAAAGAGCTTATTTTCATTAGCTTTATGCTGTTTTCCATGTTTTTCGGCGCAGGTAATCTTATTTTCCCCGCCTTTTTAGGTTATTCTTCAGGAAGCGATGTGTGGGTTTCATTAGCTGGCCTTGTTATTACAGCAGTAGGCTTACCTATTCTTGGAGTTATCGCTGTCGGCAAAGCTGGTAGTTTAAAAACCCTTGCGACGCGCGTACATCCATTGTTTGCGCTAGTGTTCCCAATTTTAATCTACCTTTCAATTGGACCGGGTTTAGCAATCCCACGTGCGGGTACAATATCGTTCGAAATGGGCATGAAGCCATTTTTATCAGCGGATGCAAACGAAACGATGATGTTATTCGTTTATACGCTTGTGTTTTTTTCAATCGTGTTATGGCTTAGCTTAACACCATCGAAGCTTGTCGATCGCTTCGGAAAATTATTAACACCCATCTTATTGATTTTAGTGGCAATTATTTTTGTTAAATCGCTTATCTCACCAATCGATTCGTTCTCACCAGCTGTCGGTTCATATGCTGAAATACCTTTCTTCCAAGGATTTTTAGACGGCTATTTAACAATGGACGCACTCGCTGCACTCGTTTACGGAATTGTTGTCGTTAATACGATTCGTGCGAAAGGCGTAACAGATTCTGCATTGATTTCAAAATATATGCAATTAGCTGGATTAGGTGCAGGGATTTTACTTACAGCCATTTACGGTGTGTTAGCCTATCTTGGGGCTTCTAGCTCTGGTCTTGGCGATGCGACAAACGGAACTGAAGTATTAACACTCGGTATGGATGCACTATTTGGCCAAGCCGGTATTGTGTTACTTGGTGTTCTGTTTATCTTAGCCTGTCTATGTGTTTCGATAAGTTTGGTCATTTCTTGTAGTCAATATTTCTCCGAGCTTTTACCGTTCATGTCTTATAAAGGCTGGGCAGTTGTTATGGCTGTACTAAGCTTAGGCATCGCGAACCTTGGTCTAAACCAAATTTTGGCGATATCGGTACCGATTTTAGGGGCCATTTATCCGCTAGCCATCGTACTTATTGCGCTTGGCCTACTAAATCGCTATGTAAATAATACTGTTTACTTATGGACGATGATTTTCACAGGTATTTTTAGCATTGTGGAAACAATTAACCATTCCTTCTTAGGCGGCGCACTGGATGGTGTATTATCGTTCTTCCCACTTTATACAGAAGGCGTTGGCTGGATTATTCCTGCCATTGTCGGAGCCCTTGTTGGCATGATTGTTCATAAAATGAAGCAATAA
- a CDS encoding M48 family metallopeptidase, translating into MTKKWGFTALLLFAIYAIAMYFYIFQSGSGGIPAALKGTVADPNVFMSERELYLSEEYSKIRNFLFFVATPFEWLVYFFILILGVSKAFEKWAPMKKKWSIMQNAVYLFLLTVLMYLLLFPIDYFRYHLSKSYGISTQNFNSWMRDNLIDFWVEFGMTVVIVTVLYWLINKSTKKWWLYAWALTIPFSLFLMFIQPVVIDPLYNDFYPLKNKELEAKILTLAEQANIPATHVYEVNMAEKTNSLNAYVTGIGSNSRIVLWDTTLNSLSEKEILFIMAHEMGHYVEKHIYFGIAEALITMFVGLWLTAKLMTWAVARFGTGLKINRVGEIHSLPLYLLLTSILLFAASPLSNYISRYQENRADQYAIELMDDREAAVSTFQELTKAGLGEVNPPLLVKWFRYSHPPMLERINKIANEKEIVE; encoded by the coding sequence ATGACGAAAAAATGGGGATTTACAGCTCTTTTATTATTTGCTATTTATGCGATAGCGATGTATTTTTATATTTTTCAGAGCGGAAGTGGAGGTATACCAGCAGCTTTGAAAGGGACGGTTGCGGATCCAAACGTGTTTATGTCGGAGCGCGAATTGTACTTAAGTGAGGAGTATTCAAAAATACGGAATTTCCTCTTTTTTGTAGCAACACCGTTTGAATGGCTTGTCTATTTTTTCATCCTCATTTTGGGGGTTTCAAAAGCGTTTGAAAAATGGGCCCCAATGAAAAAGAAATGGTCAATTATGCAAAATGCTGTATATTTATTTTTACTAACCGTTTTGATGTATCTATTGTTATTCCCAATTGATTATTTCAGATATCATTTAAGCAAGAGCTATGGGATTAGCACCCAAAATTTCAATTCCTGGATGCGGGATAACCTCATCGATTTTTGGGTAGAGTTCGGAATGACCGTTGTAATTGTGACCGTTCTTTATTGGCTTATTAATAAAAGTACAAAAAAATGGTGGCTATATGCGTGGGCTTTAACCATTCCATTCTCCTTATTCTTGATGTTTATTCAGCCCGTAGTAATAGACCCTTTATATAATGATTTCTACCCACTAAAAAATAAAGAATTAGAGGCGAAAATTCTCACGCTAGCTGAGCAAGCAAATATCCCTGCAACACATGTGTATGAAGTGAATATGGCGGAAAAGACAAATTCACTCAATGCCTATGTTACAGGAATCGGCAGTAATTCGAGAATTGTACTCTGGGATACGACGTTAAACAGCTTATCCGAAAAAGAAATACTATTCATTATGGCTCATGAAATGGGGCACTATGTAGAGAAGCATATTTATTTCGGAATCGCTGAAGCGCTTATAACGATGTTTGTTGGACTTTGGTTAACCGCAAAGCTAATGACTTGGGCTGTCGCGCGCTTTGGTACGGGATTAAAAATAAATCGAGTAGGTGAGATCCATTCGTTACCATTGTATTTACTATTAACATCCATACTGTTATTTGCAGCAAGTCCACTGTCAAATTACATTTCGAGGTATCAGGAAAATAGAGCCGATCAGTATGCAATAGAATTAATGGACGATCGAGAGGCTGCTGTCTCAACGTTTCAAGAGCTGACAAAGGCGGGATTGGGTGAAGTGAATCCGCCGCTACTTGTAAAATGGTTTAGATATTCACATCCACCAATGCTCGAAAGAATCAATAAAATAGCGAATGAAAAAGAAATAGTAGAGTAA
- a CDS encoding SIMPL domain-containing protein has product MYFPNVIQQASCSSRVVTVTGNGKIAVRPNYAQLQIEVSTKGKEVSEAQQENANIMNQVIQSIIALSIPREAIQTAVYNIFPNYDYIDGKQVFRGYEVKNAITVKITDMNKIGTVIDTAVLNGANHVSAMQFRIENADIYYQQALNLALQNAQMKARTIADTMHLILNPQPLEIIEESNAEPVMYRALDLASISTPIEQGQIVINAAVRVKFQY; this is encoded by the coding sequence ATGTATTTTCCTAACGTAATTCAACAAGCATCCTGTTCATCACGTGTTGTCACAGTAACTGGCAATGGGAAGATTGCTGTTAGGCCAAATTATGCGCAGCTTCAAATAGAAGTGAGCACAAAAGGGAAAGAGGTAAGTGAAGCTCAGCAGGAGAATGCCAACATCATGAACCAGGTCATCCAATCGATTATCGCGTTATCTATTCCAAGAGAGGCAATTCAAACTGCAGTATATAATATATTTCCAAATTATGATTATATTGATGGAAAACAAGTATTTAGAGGCTATGAGGTGAAAAATGCCATTACTGTTAAAATAACTGATATGAATAAAATAGGGACTGTCATTGATACTGCTGTATTAAATGGTGCAAACCATGTTTCCGCCATGCAGTTTAGAATCGAAAATGCGGACATTTATTACCAACAAGCGCTTAATTTGGCACTTCAAAATGCACAAATGAAGGCTCGCACAATTGCCGATACGATGCACTTAATTTTGAATCCACAGCCGTTAGAAATAATAGAAGAAAGTAATGCGGAGCCTGTCATGTACCGTGCGCTAGATTTAGCTAGTATCTCGACACCGATTGAACAAGGACAAATCGTAATTAATGCGGCGGTAAGAGTTAAATTTCAATACTAA
- a CDS encoding YqhG family protein, with protein sequence MFPQQVHRYLQNFFKETNCDILSDNEQYMTVQLTIEMDKKIMNRPFYWQYIESIGAEPSPRQVTFITDHNRLPKGVLGEVVHFGSPRLSQLFQATQELGAFVKMYERVENRETTPFLTPWLAVNYKVSYFSDQTKEMLFSLGINLMNGQILDGFQESFNNVNLITDKPNGVFLLQYIIKPYRALERLDRAIDTTIQQDDHTWAEEAKTRWQKDQQVLDYFYEGVEDKPECYEMEKKALEEQYDTKIKIDIVNGGLFYLK encoded by the coding sequence ATGTTCCCACAACAAGTTCATCGTTATTTACAAAATTTTTTTAAAGAAACGAATTGCGACATTTTAAGTGATAATGAACAATATATGACCGTTCAACTAACAATTGAGATGGATAAGAAAATTATGAATCGTCCGTTTTATTGGCAATATATTGAAAGTATAGGTGCGGAGCCGAGTCCAAGGCAAGTCACTTTTATTACGGATCACAATCGGCTTCCTAAAGGGGTACTAGGTGAAGTTGTCCACTTCGGTTCACCACGGCTCAGCCAACTGTTTCAGGCAACGCAAGAACTCGGGGCATTTGTGAAAATGTATGAGCGGGTAGAAAATCGTGAAACAACACCATTTTTAACCCCTTGGCTCGCTGTTAATTATAAAGTATCGTATTTTAGCGATCAAACGAAAGAAATGCTTTTTTCTTTAGGTATTAATTTAATGAATGGACAAATTTTAGATGGATTTCAGGAATCATTTAATAATGTGAATTTGATTACTGACAAGCCAAATGGTGTGTTTTTACTGCAGTATATCATCAAGCCATACCGTGCGTTGGAGCGGTTAGATAGGGCAATTGACACTACGATCCAACAGGATGATCATACATGGGCCGAAGAAGCAAAAACAAGATGGCAAAAAGATCAACAAGTATTAGATTACTTCTATGAAGGTGTAGAAGATAAACCAGAATGTTACGAGATGGAAAAAAAAGCACTTGAAGAACAGTACGATACGAAAATAAAAATTGACATTGTAAACGGGGGATTGTTTTATTTGAAATGA
- a CDS encoding DEAD/DEAH box helicase: MIIERSSEWKEGFLNRLENDEPWDNWTLYNMSYEVVKNNLIADFSGLQSPKYLSNLTPLAHQLEVAERVIQRMNGKAILADEVGLGKTIEAGLILKEYLVRGLVKKALILAPASLINQWVEELNQKFYIPAIPYKKNTAIEHYDVLVMSMDTAKKSPHRERIVAQDYDMIIIDEAHKLKNHKTLIYEFVQSLKKKFCLLLTATPVQNDVFELFYLISLLKPGHLGNYETFQSAFSATKHDLEHDDYLKELVNQVMVRNRRQDTGIEWTNRRVQIIPIHFTKEEKEVYDMILELKNMSSVFSGSFSMITLQKEMCSSKEATCLTLEKMREKCVDQKEIDYVEEVIQKLMALVINSKAEKALEIITQANDKVIIFTEYRATQLYLQWYLHTNGISSVLFNGKFNKSKRDWMKQLFKERDQVLIATESGGEGINLQFCHHVINYDLPWNPMKLEQRIGRVHRLGQQHDVHIYNLAIQDTIEKDILELLNIKIDVFEKVVGDLDDILSRSNVQ, from the coding sequence ATGATAATTGAAAGGTCATCTGAATGGAAAGAAGGCTTTCTAAATCGATTGGAAAATGATGAACCTTGGGATAATTGGACATTATACAATATGAGCTATGAAGTAGTTAAAAATAACTTGATAGCTGATTTTTCTGGGCTTCAATCGCCAAAATACTTATCCAATCTCACACCACTTGCCCACCAATTGGAAGTGGCTGAAAGGGTCATTCAAAGGATGAATGGAAAAGCCATTCTTGCAGATGAAGTAGGGCTTGGTAAAACGATCGAGGCAGGCTTAATATTGAAAGAATACCTCGTTCGTGGGCTTGTCAAAAAAGCGTTAATTTTAGCGCCAGCTTCCCTTATCAATCAATGGGTGGAGGAATTAAACCAAAAATTTTATATTCCTGCAATTCCTTATAAAAAAAATACGGCAATTGAGCACTATGATGTTCTTGTCATGAGTATGGACACTGCAAAAAAAAGTCCACATAGAGAACGTATAGTAGCACAAGATTACGACATGATTATCATTGATGAAGCGCATAAACTAAAAAACCATAAAACTCTAATATACGAGTTTGTGCAAAGTTTGAAGAAGAAATTTTGTTTGTTGTTAACTGCCACACCAGTGCAAAATGATGTGTTTGAATTATTTTACCTAATTTCATTGCTAAAGCCTGGTCACCTAGGGAATTACGAGACGTTTCAATCGGCGTTTTCTGCTACGAAGCACGATTTAGAACATGATGATTATTTAAAGGAATTAGTAAATCAGGTGATGGTAAGAAATAGAAGACAGGACACAGGAATCGAATGGACAAATCGTCGTGTTCAAATTATTCCAATCCATTTTACGAAAGAGGAAAAAGAAGTTTACGATATGATTTTAGAACTAAAAAATATGTCGTCCGTATTTTCGGGTTCCTTCTCTATGATTACGCTCCAAAAAGAAATGTGCAGCAGTAAGGAAGCGACTTGCTTGACCTTGGAGAAAATGCGTGAAAAATGCGTTGATCAGAAAGAGATTGATTACGTTGAGGAAGTTATTCAAAAATTGATGGCATTAGTAATAAATTCAAAAGCAGAAAAGGCTTTAGAAATTATTACACAGGCAAATGATAAGGTTATTATATTTACCGAATATCGAGCGACTCAATTGTATTTACAGTGGTACTTGCATACAAATGGCATTTCAAGCGTTCTTTTTAACGGGAAATTCAATAAAAGCAAGCGAGATTGGATGAAGCAACTCTTTAAGGAACGCGATCAAGTACTAATCGCAACCGAATCTGGAGGCGAAGGGATAAACCTACAATTTTGCCACCATGTTATCAACTATGATTTACCATGGAATCCGATGAAGCTAGAGCAACGTATTGGACGTGTCCATAGATTAGGCCAACAGCATGATGTTCATATTTACAATTTAGCAATCCAAGACACCATTGAAAAGGACATTTTAGAATTGCTTAATATTAAAATTGACGTCTTCGAAAAAGTGGTCGGTGATTTAGATGATATTTTATCCCGCAGTAACGTGCAATAA
- a CDS encoding aspartyl-phosphate phosphatase Spo0E family protein: MLSLLRKKVLKFLIEFKRKVMYKKAKDLGYTHPEVVNYSQELDELLNKFDKAS; the protein is encoded by the coding sequence ATGCTTAGCTTATTGCGTAAAAAGGTATTGAAGTTTTTAATTGAATTTAAAAGAAAAGTCATGTACAAGAAGGCAAAAGATTTAGGATACACACACCCTGAAGTAGTCAATTACAGTCAAGAGTTAGATGAGTTACTGAATAAATTCGATAAAGCATCATAA
- a CDS encoding PadR family transcriptional regulator: MHYILLALREPLHGYAIMQKIEDMSRGEVIIAAGTLYGAVDNLLKHNWIAPAPSEDSRRKVYGITKEGLHILEIEQQRLAHILSLYETRNSNEEV, from the coding sequence ATGCACTACATTTTGCTGGCACTACGAGAACCACTGCACGGCTATGCGATCATGCAAAAGATAGAGGACATGAGCCGAGGAGAAGTCATAATCGCAGCTGGTACATTGTATGGCGCGGTTGATAACTTACTGAAGCATAATTGGATCGCCCCTGCTCCGTCCGAAGATAGTCGCCGTAAAGTGTATGGAATTACAAAAGAGGGCCTACACATCTTAGAAATCGAACAGCAACGCCTCGCCCACATACTATCACTATATGAAACGAGGAATTCTAATGAAGAGGTTTAA
- a CDS encoding DUF2812 domain-containing protein has product MKRFKLFANLMKEEAWINEQMSSGYECTNISPIGIYTFKKNSGASKIARIDYQNYMPHAKFHHYVAMHEDFGWQHLAGSRWTGSQYWIKDANGHDELFSDATSTIAYFKRLMTHSLFTAIWMILFMTLLSTENNLFAKFYSIKAQYLTPGLWDKEGSAFWFSFLFETPFAMMRFLIPWFFVISAVMFIYSFIQYRKHLKNLTE; this is encoded by the coding sequence ATGAAGAGGTTTAAACTATTCGCCAATTTAATGAAAGAGGAAGCTTGGATTAACGAACAAATGAGTAGTGGCTATGAATGCACAAACATAAGTCCAATCGGCATCTACACATTTAAGAAAAATTCGGGTGCTTCAAAAATCGCGCGTATTGATTATCAAAATTATATGCCACATGCTAAATTTCACCATTATGTCGCAATGCATGAAGACTTTGGCTGGCAGCATTTAGCTGGTTCACGTTGGACTGGATCCCAATATTGGATAAAAGACGCAAATGGCCACGATGAATTATTTTCAGATGCAACGTCCACAATCGCTTATTTTAAACGCTTAATGACCCATTCCCTGTTCACTGCTATATGGATGATTTTGTTTATGACGTTACTATCAACAGAAAATAATCTTTTCGCCAAATTTTATAGTATAAAAGCACAATACTTAACGCCTGGCTTATGGGATAAAGAAGGAAGTGCCTTCTGGTTCTCTTTCCTTTTTGAAACACCTTTTGCGATGATGCGTTTCCTAATACCTTGGTTTTTCGTCATTAGTGCTGTGATGTTTATTTATTCGTTTATTCAATATCGAAAACATTTAAAAAATTTAACCGAATAA
- a CDS encoding NUDIX hydrolase: MWNFLNGFVKDVTLESSAVDEEYKFEKGWLRMLEQMEYYKYLRQYVGTKPLILPGSVVIIQNESGEVLLQKRPEGKWGLPGGLMNLGESFEKVAEREVFEETGLHIRNLKLLHVFSGDEFYMKAPNGDELYCITAVFITKDVDGHLQIDPSETLEVRNFKCTNLPEKMVESHRKFINMFKDEIIY; this comes from the coding sequence ATGTGGAATTTTCTAAACGGTTTTGTTAAAGATGTTACACTCGAATCTTCAGCAGTTGATGAGGAATATAAATTCGAAAAGGGATGGTTGAGAATGTTGGAACAAATGGAGTATTACAAATATCTTAGGCAATATGTAGGGACAAAACCTTTAATCTTACCAGGTTCTGTTGTAATCATTCAAAATGAAAGTGGAGAAGTCCTTTTGCAAAAACGTCCTGAAGGGAAATGGGGCTTGCCTGGGGGATTAATGAATCTTGGAGAGAGTTTTGAAAAAGTGGCTGAACGAGAAGTATTCGAAGAAACTGGTCTGCATATACGAAACTTAAAATTGCTCCATGTGTTTTCAGGAGATGAATTTTATATGAAAGCTCCAAATGGAGATGAGTTATATTGTATTACAGCCGTTTTTATTACAAAGGATGTGGACGGTCATCTTCAAATCGATCCATCTGAAACATTGGAAGTACGTAATTTCAAATGTACAAACCTTCCAGAGAAAATGGTCGAGAGTCATCGAAAGTTTATAAATATGTTTAAGGACGAAATTATCTATTAA
- a CDS encoding glycerol-3-phosphate acyltransferase: protein MTIALYLISCYLIGTIMAAYFVGKWYGTNLREANSGNLGARNAGRTLGKAAFFMTMILDALKGASSVLLGFALEISPLIIALGIFFSILGHLYPFWLKFKGGKGIATMAGGFLFFNPLLIAAMVVGMLLSLPITKSLTLSMIGGFITYSIAIMYVDANSYWPLLFALILITWEHRDNLKERVK from the coding sequence TTGACAATCGCTCTTTATTTAATTAGCTGTTACCTCATTGGCACGATTATGGCTGCGTATTTCGTTGGTAAATGGTACGGCACGAATTTGCGAGAAGCGAATAGTGGCAATCTCGGCGCTCGAAATGCCGGTCGAACGCTAGGCAAGGCTGCCTTTTTTATGACGATGATTTTAGATGCTTTAAAAGGCGCCTCTTCGGTATTATTGGGATTTGCATTGGAGATTTCTCCATTAATAATCGCACTTGGAATCTTTTTTAGTATCCTCGGTCATTTGTATCCATTTTGGCTGAAATTTAAAGGTGGTAAAGGAATTGCGACAATGGCTGGCGGTTTTTTATTTTTCAATCCGCTTTTAATAGCCGCCATGGTTGTAGGCATGCTTCTATCGCTGCCTATTACAAAAAGCCTGACACTTAGTATGATTGGTGGTTTTATTACGTATAGTATTGCAATTATGTACGTGGATGCCAATAGCTATTGGCCGCTTCTCTTCGCCCTCATCTTGATTACATGGGAGCATCGAGATAACCTAAAAGAAAGGGTGAAATAA
- a CDS encoding aminotransferase class V-fold PLP-dependent enzyme, with translation MYWCKIAQTEHEFEAIAALNYETFVEEIPQHTPTETRRLVDKFHSDNTYIVVYKDLELVGMLAVRIQRPFSLDGKIGEVEQYLNEEDCLKLCEIRLLSVKKQYRNGRVFLQLANALYRYVFDAGYSAAVISGTTREEKLYTQLGFEAFAPAVGAEEALFLPMVLRRADGLILGERLQRKDISFCPGPVAQKNELTYTALSHRSSLFKSLYDEMLSKLSELSGARYVTPVVGTGTLANDLMLGQIKAQFGEQRGLLLSNGEFGNRLVRQAQNWQLSFDVYDVPFSEPYSLEELETYLSSSNYAWLCVVHGETSLGICNNLEAITTVAQRYHVAVCADCISSFGTFPFTMDGLFMATAVSGKALGALGGLAFIFTNTIPVDSEAPLYSNLANYFKNQVPFTMPASFVASTVDALKKYPERYVLLQKRLKMLLNEPQLDSYRIKTHHYPIVVTYQFPEALAYFGRDARLNGFMLHDESGYLKQHALTQISMIQPHFEQDLQRLLAFLSNYETTIIPSEKRGI, from the coding sequence ATGTATTGGTGCAAAATCGCACAAACAGAACACGAATTCGAGGCAATTGCGGCATTAAATTACGAAACATTTGTGGAGGAAATCCCGCAGCATACACCTACCGAAACAAGGCGATTAGTCGATAAATTTCACAGTGACAATACATACATCGTCGTTTATAAAGACCTAGAGCTTGTCGGAATGCTGGCAGTTCGTATTCAGCGGCCATTTTCGTTAGATGGTAAAATCGGAGAGGTCGAGCAGTACTTAAACGAAGAAGATTGTCTAAAGCTATGCGAAATTCGGTTACTTTCGGTGAAAAAACAGTACCGCAATGGTCGTGTATTCCTACAGCTTGCGAATGCATTGTATCGCTATGTTTTTGATGCGGGCTATAGCGCGGCAGTCATATCTGGAACAACACGAGAGGAAAAACTGTATACACAGCTTGGATTTGAAGCATTTGCACCAGCAGTTGGAGCCGAAGAGGCACTATTTTTACCTATGGTGCTACGACGTGCAGACGGGCTTATTTTAGGGGAACGACTACAGCGCAAGGATATTTCATTTTGTCCTGGTCCTGTCGCACAAAAAAATGAACTGACCTATACAGCACTTTCTCATCGTTCGTCTCTTTTCAAATCATTATATGACGAGATGCTCAGTAAGCTATCTGAACTGAGTGGAGCCCGTTATGTGACGCCTGTTGTCGGAACTGGTACGCTCGCAAATGATCTAATGCTTGGACAAATAAAGGCTCAATTTGGCGAGCAACGTGGACTCCTACTCAGTAATGGGGAATTCGGTAACCGGCTTGTTCGTCAAGCACAAAATTGGCAGCTGTCGTTTGACGTATATGATGTGCCATTTAGTGAGCCGTATAGCCTAGAAGAACTTGAAACGTATTTATCTTCAAGTAATTATGCTTGGCTTTGTGTTGTTCACGGAGAGACATCACTAGGAATTTGCAATAATTTAGAGGCCATTACTACAGTTGCACAGCGGTATCATGTAGCAGTATGTGCAGACTGTATTAGTTCTTTTGGAACATTCCCCTTTACGATGGACGGATTATTTATGGCGACAGCGGTGAGTGGAAAGGCGCTTGGTGCACTGGGCGGTCTGGCATTTATTTTCACCAACACAATACCAGTTGACAGTGAGGCACCTCTTTATAGTAATCTTGCTAATTATTTTAAAAACCAAGTTCCATTCACGATGCCTGCTAGTTTTGTAGCATCTACTGTAGATGCACTAAAAAAGTATCCAGAGCGCTATGTGCTGTTACAGAAGCGGCTTAAAATGCTACTAAATGAGCCGCAACTTGATAGTTACCGCATCAAAACACATCATTATCCAATTGTTGTCACATACCAATTTCCCGAAGCGCTTGCTTATTTCGGCCGTGATGCGCGGTTAAATGGCTTTATGTTGCACGATGAAAGTGGGTATTTAAAGCAACATGCACTCACACAAATTTCAATGATACAGCCGCATTTCGAACAAGATTTGCAGCGTCTACTTGCCTTTTTATCTAACTATGAGACAACAATAATCCCATCTGAAAAACGAGGCATTTAG